From the genome of Leguminivora glycinivorella isolate SPB_JAAS2020 chromosome Z, LegGlyc_1.1, whole genome shotgun sequence, one region includes:
- the LOC125241884 gene encoding KIF-binding protein-like, which produces MEYLERIRRTFENIRATIKYKDSEAKLAALKRDIQSLSTELTVLGKQNHGDFIRGLAMEGYLALLTAKVLPITLVEKRNVLQSAFEKLKPYALRDECLFIYLRIQNLLCYYLIHLEQLQLAREILEATEDIYDKICPKADKYLDAEHMFTCDTLPNIRPVSPEKIDRVITNNVQMQAFLYNKMNIPDKYCLYNHTALRRQLDLKEGTPQDWALRAARLGNYFTYLHQIGNARHHLCAAYHVLRTCHDNCKLMPEEFVLQKADFEIHFLEIGHHFVKYGLTLFKLSKKHVLDKYFADGSSKADLWKTVNIVSQNEKEIEKSQGDMPTDIFCFASLDLKEIEDRVPSKFVSSLEDARKLFSFTHKWILRTKHYYDFEHHPAQYISCSLQQAELYEHLAFFEKNIDNQYNIQKRRAEVLETLNSLLKTCDSVMSVQIDVIRELSQVQLELMALNLQKLWREESQTNIFNPDADADSIINSLDSASNKTLTERTLNASSKNIFLRKMEAATALNGKLFRLSGQLGEPKVSDISQLSFESLS; this is translated from the coding sequence atGGAATACCTTGAAAGGATAAGGAGAACCTTTGAAAACATAAGAgctacaataaaatataaggaCAGCGAAGCGAAATTAGCGGCACTAAAAAGAGATATCCAGTCGCTATCAACTGAACTCACAGTTCTAGGTAAGCAAAACCATGGAGACTTCATCCGAGGTCTCGCTATGGAGGGCTACTTGGCTTTACTGACCGCTAAAGTCCTACCGATAACTCTGGTCGAGAAAAGAAACGTTCTCCAGTCAGCTTTCGAGAAACTGAAACCTTACGCCCTTCGAGACGAATGCCTTTTCATTTACCTTCGTATTCAGAATCTCTTATGCTATTACCTCATTCATCTAGAACAGTTACAACTAGCGCGAGAGATACTAGAAGCGACAGAAGACATATATGACAAGATCTGTCCGAAAGCGGACAAATATCTGGATGCCGAACACATGTTCACGTGCGACACTCTTCCCAACATCCGCCCTGTGAGTCCTGAGAAGATCGACAGAGTCATCACTAACAATGTACAAATGCAAGCATTTTTGTACAACAAAATGAACATACCCGATAAGTACTGTCTATACAATCACACGGCACTTCGGAGGCAGTTGGATCTGAAGGAAGGAACGCCGCAGGACTGGGCTCTGCGCGCCGCCAGGCTGGGCAACTACTTCACATATCTACACCAAATCGGGAACGCTCGACACCATCTTTGTGCCGCATACCACGTCCTGAGGACCTGCCACGACAACTGCAAACTTATGCCTGAAGAGTTCGTGCTGCAGAAAGCGGACTTTGAAATCCATTTCCTCGAGATAGGTCACCATTTCGTCAAATATGGTTTGACGTTATTCAAACTGTCCAAAAAGCATGTTTTGGATAAGTATTTTGCTGATGGAAGTTCAAAGGCGGATCTTTGGAAGACTGTGAACATAGTATCGCAAAACGAGAAAGAGATCGAGAAGTCGCAAGGGGATATGCCGACGGACATCTTCTGTTTCGCTTCACTAGATCTGAAGGAGATAGAAGACAGAGTGCCTTCAAAGTTTGTGTCAAGTTTAGAAGACGCACGCAAGCTATTCTCTTTTACGCATAAATGGATCTTGCGCACGAAACACTATTACGACTTCGAGCACCACCCGGCCCAGTACATATCCTGTTCCCTCCAGCAGGCGGAATTGTACGAGCACTTGGCCTTCTTCGAAAAGAATATTGACAACCAATATAACATACAGAAGCGCCGAGCCGAGGTGCTGGAGACTTTGAACTCGCTCCTGAAGACGTGCGACAGCGTGATGTCGGTCCAGATCGACGTGATCCGCGAGCTGTCGCAGGTGCAGCTGGAACTGATGGCGCTGAACCTCCAGAAGCTGTGGCGAGAGGAGTCTCAGACAAATATCTTTAACCCAGACGCGGACGCGGATTCTATCATCAATTCCCTGGACTCGGCGTCGAACAAGACGCTGACAGAGAGAACGCTGAACGCGTCTTCGAAGAACATATTCCTGAGGAAGATGGAAGCCGCCACGGCCCTCAACGGGAAGCTGTTCCGGCTGAGCGGCCAGCTCGGGGAGCCCAAGGTGTCCGACATCAGCCAGCTCAGCTTTGAATCGCTCTcataa